The Nicotiana sylvestris chromosome 6, ASM39365v2, whole genome shotgun sequence genomic sequence CTTACTATTATACTGTTGTGGATATTGTgtgcccttgccgggctattttATGCAGCAGGTGCTCTTGCCGAGCTTGGTGGGATTAGtctatttctatttttctttcattatttattttcctggaaacagcctctctgcccctcggggtagaggtaaggtctgcgtacatattaccctctcataccctacttgtgggattacactgggttgttgttgttgttgttgttgttgtttagtagATTGTTGTTATTAGTATAAGTGCTTTTATTTTAGTATCTTTTTTTTAgtagttttattttcttttatgcTTATTTCCTTAAGTACTATTTCCTTGGGTTTTCTTCATGCTATGGTTCTTTCCCAAGGAACATTTTTGAAGTGAACCGGGTGACTTTTCcctatgatagatggcgtgacaactttcttaagggaattagtcctGTTTTGCTAAGAGGAGACTTTTGGATTATTTGGTACTAATAAAAATAGTCTCTTGAATGTAAAATATGAATCAAGAATACCCCTCTGAATTTTGATGTTGAACTAAAACGAGTAAGTTACATGGTGAagaataatttttgtgataaatTTTTGGCTCTTTTAGTGACTCTTTGTACACTAGTTTGAATAATATTACTCTAGATGCTATCCATCTTGATTAATTCATGTACCATGTGTGTTAGTGTTTGTACAAATAAATCTTGTGTTTACTTCTATCTTCTAGAATTGCCCGGTTAGTCTTTCAACGCTAATGATAGTATGTTGGTTGGAGGGATGAGCTTAGGCATTCTTTGTTTGATTTGCAAAACCTCTTTAGCCTTTCAAGCCTACCTTTGTATAAATAATATCACTAGAACCCTATTTGAGtctttaaacctttttctttggCCAACTCATTACAAACCTATCcccttttgtaaaataattccttattttgaacccgtccctccttgaacattgagaatgaggctaaaagcctaagttgggagTGTGATGTCAGAGTGGAAAGTGGTAAGGTTGTACATTGAGTATATGGTCATATACCTCAAAGTTTGTGTATTAAATtattcaagctccaaaagaaaaattGGTATATAAAAAAAAGGGGAACATTTGTATGTATATAAATTATGGGGCCTTGAAGAAAATTAGAAGAGGTATTTAAGGTGGTTCTGCATTGAGAACTAGATGTCAATGAGGCTATGTGATTTGAAGAGAAACAAAGTGCAAAAGAATGaaaaatgtgagtagtgttcaaggagggtgaaGTTACTTGTATCAAAATGCTTATccgacccttccctaaacctacattacaagttTAAAAAGTTCTTATGAGACCTCCAACCGAACATTCTTGAATAGgcgatgaattaaaataagggcaagttTATGGTATGAGATGCTGTAACACTTgaaattctttgtgagagtgagtgttTGTGTAAATTTGTCCCCGATGTTGTATTGTAAATATAGtgattttgggactttctttcttgtgagggcacatgaattaGGAAGGATTGGTGAAATTGAGTAAGTTGAGCATATGTAGAGGACTAGTGCTTTTGAGTCACTTCTTGAGGCTTATTCTTGTCACTTGATTATTTTTAAATCCATTGCACATTCTTGAAGTTGCTTTTAAATGAGGGAGTCATTCGGAAAAGATACACATACTTGAGCCTAATTATTAGTACCAACCAAATCCATAAGTATGGTTCTTAAATTGGGGAATGTGATATGTAAATGATAGCAATACCACTAGTGTTTTACGTGGTAAATCCTCATTgaattgttggttttgatttgcttgaggacaagcaaaagctttaagctgggggtgttgatgagtggtgattttaccactcaaTCCAGTCTCTTTTCCTTAGCTTTTATGTCATTTAACTATAATATGAGATCatttatggtgtgtattgttagattttcagGAAAATGATGCCAGGAAGTGATTTGATTTCAATTGGAGTGGAATTGAGCAAAAGGGTGGAAACATGCAAAAACTCCCCAGTGATTCCGCATCAACGGAAGGATAGTCACAGAAGCGACCCCGAATCTGTGAGAAAATGACCGTTTCTGTGGAAATGGCTGAGCATGCAAgaaaccgcatttgcggttataATGTCGCTTCTGCAGTGGCGCATCTGCGCCTTTTGCACCGCATCTGCGATTATAGAGTTGTACAGGGACCCCGTATCTGCGAGTagatttccgcttctgcggtagcGCATCTGCACTTTTGgggtccgcatctgcggtaccaAGCATATCTCTATACGCCGCTTCTGTGATAAGgaatccgcatctgcggaattgcATCTGCATGAATTGTTTTGTAGATGTGGTGGACAGGCATCAAATCTGGGAAGATTAGTCAATTCACATTTTCTCAACCCAAAACCATTTTTATACTCGTCCAAGCATATATCTTAGGGATCTTTGGCATATTTTCAGTTCTTAGCGAGAGAACAaggttggaagctagggttttgcACACACAATTTGGTTTTTAAGATTTGATGCTTGTGGTTAAGATTTTCTTACCCATGCATGTtgctttcttcatttccttgctttgtattgtatatctaagtgtgtagtattttatccaacacttgaatcttgtttatggaaatattcttgtttaaagtgtggattaaataccttgttgtgcttatgtattgattGAACACTAGTATGAGGAGTGAACCGGGTAATCTAAGGTTTTGGGTGAAACCGTTGTGGATGAACTtgttgttatattaatatagttttgagttggttgttaatctctatttgttcaactacgttttgattttggttagttgaaaggatcctcaattagccgtgcctatttattatgtatctgcttgagagagagtgcatatttaggtaattgtttgaacaacatcactcctggAGTATAGGCGAGagtcataaccgagggtttagaggTTGGAGTAGAGATAACGATACCTCAGTTGCGATCTAAGTGAACTATAATGCGAATCTAGCTAgcgtagcttgagagagtgcgtctagCAAATTATCATAATTACTTGAGAGAGAATTATGATAGCTGGAGagttcatgatcgatagagacagCTAAATCATAGCTATAAGAAACATACGACTAAGGAAATCAACAACGGGGGATTAATTAGCATAAACTAGCTCATATTTGTAAAgtcatgaaatacattggatcgttactcgAGTGTAATCCCGATGcaaccatacttgtagccattgatcattttaattgctttctaggttagtttatatTTTCACATTTAGATATAAATATTTTCCAAACCATATTCTAAGCATTTGGCATTGCGCAATAAGTGATAAttttcttacattcctaatcgcctacatattgttctctgtgggattcgaccccgactcatagttgggtaaattatattgcatgcgaccgtgaccatttactttttagtagtggatttggatgaCATCAGTCAACACCAGAAAATTTCCCCGGTTTTTCCGCTGGTGGCATAGCCATTGCAGGTGCAGTAGGATGGATAGGACCTGGCATCCCCGAAACTGTGTTAGCAGTAACAGTCACAGCAGGATCAATTTGTTCCTCTCCGTTAGTCATTTCTGTCAATATGACACAAACAGATTCAGTAAATGGTGAAGTGTTTAATCATTCAACCCAAGACAATACAGTGAAGAGATTATTCTTCAAACTAATTTTAACACAGTGAAGAGATTATTCTTCAAACTGATTAGGAGTAGAAAACCACGAAGGTTTTAGTCTCCTCAGTCACTTTGAAAATCAGAACAGCAaggatatatatataaataaaattctTTCAGCTTGTTAGATATTCTGAATTTATAAGTgactaaaacaaaacaaaaatgaaCAGAAATTGGCAGTATTATGTCCCGAGCCCACAAATTCCTTGTGTTTCCTTAAAGAATCTTATCCTCTCATTGTTTCCCAAGGTTTACGGATAAATtcttcccaggatagaacgaaacTTTCAACTTAGCGATAGCGGCGCTTCAAACCACTAAGTTATCAGCGAACTCAAAATTATGGTGTAAATCAGACAACCGACTTACtttgttttgaaagtaataatgcataaagaagaaggagatgaagcagAAGATTTCAAGATAAAAAAATTATGAAGGAACAGCCTCTCTAGTGGTTGTTTAACGCGGgaatatttaaataaaattaaagacggaaattaattaatttattgtTACAAATAATGGTCaatcaaaatattaatataaaatattaatatttaattaattaatttcattttattggtccaaaaaattaagtTAATCAAATCAATTGACCGAATCCGAATCCGAGCcaagcgagcgacgacgacgatgGCTCTGGCTTCTTTTTGAAGAATCTCACCCCACCTCCTCTTTCTTCTGGTTAAAGAAATAGACTTTGAGCTTAACTCAACCTCAAAAACTGTTAGATATTCTGAATTTATAAGTGACTAAAACAGAAAAAATAAATGAACAGAAATTGACAATATTATGTCCCGGGCCCACAAATTCCTTGTGTGTCCTTAAAGAATCGTATCCCCTCATTGTTGCTCAAGGTTCACGATAAATCTTCCCAGGATAGAACGGAACTTTCAACTTAGCGGTAGCGGCACTTCAAACCACTAAGTTATCAGCGAACTCAAAATTATGGTGTAAATCACACGACCAATTTACTTTGTTTTGAAAGTAATGATGCAgaaagaagaaggagatgaagcagAAGATTTTAGGATAAAAAATTCTGAAGGAATGACTGCTTATTTATAGCCAACGAATTTCTGGATTGAAAGGTTGTGAAAGTGGTTGTTCACACTGCAGTTGGCTATTCGTGAAATGCAGCCTCTCTGGTGGCTGTTTAATGCAGgaatatttaaataaaattaaaaacggaaattaattaatttatcgtTACAAATAACGATcactcaaaatattaatataaaatattaatatttaattaattaatttcatTTTATTGGTCCAAAAACTTAAGTCAAACAATCATATCAATTGACCGAATCCGAAACCGAAACGAGCGACGACGGCGACGGTGCGAGGCCCCTTCCTCTTAGCTCCTTTCAAGAGCTTAAGGAAGTGCTTCTATAAACCCAACAAAATACTTGTCTTtaaccaatgagggacaaagtgcaaaaGCCAAAAATTGTCTTTTCACCTTCTTTCCTCATTTCCCATTCACACTACCACACTTCAAcccccaacaatcccccacatgaatggggaatgatgAACATGCATGAAAATGTTTGTGTGATTTGCAAATAAGGACTAATTGCATcaggataagtaggtttccctttgaactttccgtagtgagcatatatcggatatactcggtcaatcagtAGATTtaatatctttgaaccgtcgagctttagtgtatacctagacaaaaTATGTCACACAATTAATCCTTATCCAtattttggttctcattgttgtgttcattttagccatgaacaccacctggtttcataagtacgtagagaactggccttacaatATTCTCTTTGAAGCGGATTACACTTCACACTTTTATAGGTGATTCCTAAGTGTAttatcccgtagatacactatttaaTATACCCCATATCaaacttagaaatcattaaaaagtcctaatgctttatccttggtactaaaCATTGTCTGCATCACGATAATGGACCAACATTTTATTTGACAATGTTGGGCCGTCACTAATGACtatgtttgatctccttgaacctagatcatGGGATCttcagtcttctaggtagagttaccgccatagtgacttgtcctcggccatagtcccattccctttgATGACTTCTCAACCGCCTCTCtagataggccttttgtaagCGGATCCGATACATTATcttttgactttacatagtcaattgtgataattctactagagagtagttgtctaacaGTATTATGCCTTCGTCGAATGTGACGAGATTTCCCATTATACATAACACTCTCAGCCCTTCCTATTGTTGTTTGACTGtcgcaatgtatgcatataggttccaaaggtttgggccaaaaaggaatgtcttctaagaaattccggagccattcagcttctttaCCGGCCTTGTCTAAAGCTATAAACTCAgactccattgtagagcgagcgaTGCATGTCtatttggacgacttccaagacaCTTCTCCTCCACCAATGGTAAAAATGTATCCACTTGTGGATTTTGTTTCCATAGAttcggtgatccaatttgcatcactatataCCTCAATAATTGCGGGATAATTATTGTAATGCAATACATAGTCTTGAGTATATttcaaatatcccaaaactcgtttcattgctaTCCAATGAGCATGGTTGGGATTACTTGTGTATCGACTAAGCTTACTTATTACACAAGCTATATtaggtcgtgtacaattcataatGTACATCAAACTTCCCAACACTCGAGCTTATTCCAATTGAGATTTGCTTTCACCTTTATTCTTTACAAGAATATGGTTTAAATCAATTGGCGTTTTCGCTTCTTTAAAGTCCAATCATTTGAACTTTTCAAGAACCattttaatataatgagattgagacaaagctagaccttgaggagtctgtAGGATCTTAATTCCTAAAATTAAATCgacaactcctaagtctttcatatcaaacttactagtaAGCatgcgcttagtagcatttatgttagcAATGTCGTTACtcattatcaacatatcatccacatataaacaaacaatgactATTTGATTTAGAGTattcttaatgtaaacacatttgtTACACTCATTGTTcttgaaaccatttgacaacattgtttggtcaaatttcacaTGCCATTGTtttggtgcttgttttagtccgtaaagtgaCTTAACAAGTCGAcaaaccttcttttcttttccgggAACTACAaatccttcaggttgttccatatagatTTCTTCCTCTACATCCCCATTTAAGAAGGTCGTGTTTACATCCATCTGATGGATTTGAAGGCCATACACGGCGGCTAACGCTATTAACACCCGAATAGATGTAATCCTTGTTATCGGCGAGTATATGTCAAAGtaatcaagaccttctcgttgtctaaacCCTTTAACAACtaatcttgccttatatttgtcaatagtaccatcagctttcattttccttttgaaaatccatttagaacccaaaggtttatttcccaAAGgtagatcaaccaattcccaagtatgattacttaatatggattctatctcactattgactgcctctttccaatattgtgcttccGAGAAAGATATTGCTTCTTTGaattgaggctcattttccaataagaatgccagaaaatctggtccaaaggaagtagctgtcctttgacgtttactacgtcttggagtTTCCTCATCAAACGTACTTTCCTTTGCTTCTTCCCTAGGTCGCTTAGATTTTTCATTAGACGACTCACATTCcattttatacggataaatattctcaaaaaAATCAGCATTATCCGATTCAATTACCGTATTaatatgaatgtcgggattttctaatttatgaaccagaaacCGATATGCCTTACTATTTGTTGCATATCCTACGAAAATACAATCAATGGTTTTTAGTccaatttttacccttttgggtttaggaacttgcattttagccaaacacccccacactttaaaatattttAGGTTGggtttccttcctttccatttttcatatggaatggattgtgttttgctatggggaaCTCGATTCAGTATTCGATTAGCTGTAAGAATAGCTTCCCCCTACAAGTTCTGAGGTAAACCAGAACTTATTAATAaggcgttcatcatctcctttaacgttctattctttctttctgcaattccattagattgcgGTGAGTAAGGGGCAGTTATTTGGTGAATAATGCAATTTTccaaacatatttcttcaaaaggagattcatattcgccgcctctatcacttcttatcattttgatctttttgtttaattgtgtttcaacttcatttttgtattgcttgaatgcgtctattgcttcatctttactattaagtaagtaaatatAGCAATATCTAGTACTATCGTCAAtgaaagttatgaaatactttttcccactacgagatggtattgacttcatgtcgcaaatatccgtgtgaattaagtctaaaggatttgaattcctttctactgacttataaggatgcttaacatactttgattccacacatatttgacatttcgaGTTATTGCATTCAAACTTAGCtaatacttccaaattaatcatttttcgcaaAGTTTTGAAGTTGACTTGGCCTAAACGTTCATGCcataaattatttgactcaagcAAGTAAGatgaagctgaaattttattcataTCAATGGCAATTAATTGAGTTTAAAAAGGCCCTCAGTCAGGTAACATTTTCCTAcatacatttcattcttactaactACAACCTTGTCGGAAACAAAAACACACTTAAAGCCATTCTTGACTAGAAGTGATATCGAGACTAAATTCTTCCGCATTTCAGGAACATGAAGAACATCTTTTAGAGTCACAATCTTTTCTGAAGTCATCTTCAAAGCCAGCTTTCCCgttccttcaatttttgctgtagcGGAGTTTGCCATAAACACTGTCTCGTTGGGTCCAGCGAGAGCATAAGAAGTAAACAACTCCTTGTTAGCACAGACATGTCGAGTTGCTCCTGAATCAATCCACCATTCTCTAGGATTTTCGACTAGGTTGCATTCTGAAAACATGGCACATAGGTCGTCTATTTCATCATTCTTCTccatctatttatactacttttGTTCTGTATCTTACGGcaaaattatgtattttaaaagTTGAAAGCTTCATGTTTAGACAGAAATTACTCGGCTACTTCATCGAATAAGCACATCCTTCCACCATGATATAAcattattttattaagaaaagaaaGTAACCATACACATTTTATTACAAAAAGAAACTTGAATACACAACGAAATGAGTAACAAACAAAACTTTTATTGGTACAAAGAATAAAGAATTTCATACTCTCATCTCACAGACAAACAACCAATCCCAAAAACCAACTGAATATGCATTGACCTTAGGAAGTAGATCAAGTGAATCGATCTTCTAAAATCTTGAACTCTTGCACTCAGCTGAAAAACCTTGAGGAAACCTCTTAGAATCAGCACAATAATTATAAACCATGTGTCTGCTTTGCACCCATCTTAGTCTATTCCTTCCCTTTCCATCAAGTTCATGAGTTTGCCATGGCTTAGCATTGTTTGCTGAATTGCTGGATTTACATGACGAGGTACCGGATAACACTGCACAACCATCGATATTGATGTTTCTGTAGTAAGCAGTGAAAGGAGCAAGTGTCCAATCTGTTTTGACTCTGCCTCCTTGTGTTGCCCACTCATCTGCATTCCATAAGCTGCAGTATACTCTCATTGCTTGGCTCTTTGGGAATGGAATGCCTATGCTTTCATGGTTGTTGTATACTCTAATGGGGCTGTTGTCCACTAAAAACCTGATTATATCAAAGAATGCATAGGTAAGATAAAATGTAAAACTAACAGAAATACAAGAACTTAGATCTAAACTTATATACATTAACAGTGTAAGTTTTTCTTGTTACACTATCAGTGTAAAATTTAATATGTTATAGAAAGTCATAGAATATGCTTTATTTTTCAGGTAACTAGTTTGACTTAGACAGTTAGTTGTATTCATCTGCTATATGGCGAATAGTGTAAAAATTTCTTGTATATTTTCAGTATGTAGAAGTTAAACTCTGGATATATAAGAAAGATATATGTAAGGGATTGTCTAACTTACACTATGCGATGAGGGTTCCAGACAATGGTGTAAGTGTGAAATGCAGCAGTTGGATCGAACCAAAGGTGGAATTGttgttctttgtttccttttCCTTGTGTATAAACATTGGTATGGATAGTGTAGGGCTGGCCAGAAACATTGCCCAAGAACTCAAAATCAATCTCATCATGTCCTTCTCCTTGTGAAGATAACTgatgaaaacaaagaaaagaaatccATGAGCTCATATGACATACTATAAGAATTACTAGTACACTAGAGTTGTATTTAGTAAGAGAAACTTACAAAGAAAGTGGTGACTGTGCCAGCGGAATTTCCAGGGACAAGCTTGAGTTGCATATCAAATCTTCCGAATAAATACTCATTCTTGGACTGAAAACCAGAGCCTGAAAGTTTATCAAGAGTGAGGGCGAGGCCTCTGCCGCCTTCTTGTATTTTACCACGTCCTTCGCCCCAAGTAATCACAGCGTCTCTGTAGAAGTTACCCGCTGAGGCTGCTAATAGTTGGATGCTCATTAGTACGCTAAGCAGAAGCATTGCTGTTGAAACTTTAGAAGCCATTTTCTTAGCTGAAATTGATAaagagaaaagggaaagagtGTGAGGTGATGATGCACTGATTTGTAAAGGAGGGATTTTTATAGGTGAATTATGAAGCTGAACATAGTAGGAAGGATCAGACTAATGAGAGGAATTATGGGCAACTGGGGCAAGGGCTGTGAGCTGTAAACCTTAGTTAATTCAAAATTATTGGGAACAAAAGTATTGGTATACGTGTGGGGTTCTTTCTTTTTGGATGAAAATGAGATCCAATTTTCACTACCTCATCTTAATATGTCTCTTCTTTAATTGCCATTAGGATACAGCTATTGCTAACACACAAGGGTACGTTAGTATAGTTCAATAGTTTTCTTTTAGTCAAAGGTTCTCATTATACTGTTTTACAGTGACTATTAATTTGGTAAATTGAGAGTTTTGTCCCTTTTATATTTTTGTGCAAGTTTTAAGTTTTTACATTTGCTAGATTCTTATTTTATAATATCAACTTGGAGTACTCTATAAATTCTAAGTTGATACTAGCCATTTATTGTTGATTGTAGCTAGTCTTTAAAGAATTATATACACTATCTATCCTTGTAAGAAAATTTTAAACTATCTAATCACCTTTACctcttattttcaaaattataaatcTCATATATGTACCTGTAAATACTCTTTGGGTTACCTTATAGTATAAAAAATTCTTTACATTAATCGTGTATATATGTGTATTAGTGTATATAACTTCAGCttattgtatatatattttcaacTTTTACACGTACAGAATTTGAACTCGCTGTGCAAAACATTTAAGGAAGCATCCCAACCAACAATAATGGCTATACCAAACATTTGGAACAAAATAATTCAAGACGGTGCTTAATACAACAGAGGTCCAAAACACTTTGAAAGAAACATGAAAATAATGGAGCAATAAGTAGTGCATAACGAACTAAATTTAAACACTGTACGTAACAATTTGGTAGCCAGTCTTTTCATTGGAAGTGGATGCTAATTACTAGCTTCATAATAGCTGATGCTCAGTCAGAAGTCATGTGCCAAAAAATAATTGACCAAAGATcctaatttcttccaaaatgaaCATTGACAATATCTTTTTTGGGTTTTTTATTCGGTGTCCGATATTCGTATTGAAACCCGATTAATTCATATTCGCACCGAGAAATTTCACTTTGGAAGTAAACCGCTCCTTACTAAAAACGATTTCATATCCTATATCGCAAACTCCCGACCTcttattaaggaaaaaaaaagtaCTTACACTCCACCACAACGTTTGTGATGAATGTTGGTTATTGAAATTAACACTGCAGTGAAGAATTGAAGCTGACACAAGAGCTCCAATGGAGGTTCTCGAGAGTTCTACGagagtagagagagagagagagtataaAATGAATTGTGAAATGAAACTCTACTATCTTCTCATTATTGCAAAATGTGTATATATGTACACGTATGACAGCTATACAAAATACAACTAATTGTATAACTATTACAACTAACTAGATATAGTTACATGTTGACTCGGCACAGTACAAATTAGGAACAATATAATAATTAAGTCTCTCAATACCCCCCCCCCAAGTTGGATAGGAGGATCTCACAACCAACTTGCCAAGGACAGCAGTGTGTTTAACTCCTGTGAGAGTTTTGGTGAGGACATCAGCCTATTGATCAGTAGTAGCTAcatgatggaaagaaatcagACCTTCCTGAAGTTTGTCCTTACAAAATGGCAATCTACTTCAATATGCTTGGTCTGCTCATGGAACACAGGGTTGTGCGCAATATGGATAGCAGATTGGCTATCACAAAAGACGTCAATGGGACTGGATTGTGGGATAGTAAGTTCTTCAAATAACCTGTTCAGCCACACTAGTTCCCCAACAACTTTCCTAAGAGACTTGTATTCAGCTtcagcaaaagataaggaaatgGTCTCTTGTTTCTTGCACTTCCAGCTAATAGAACTATCTCCCACTAGAATTTAAGATAGCCAGTAACAGATCTCCTAAAATTAGGGCATGCTCCCCAGTCAGAGTCACAGTATGCAGAAATGGAACAATCAGTACTATTGGAGAAAAATATTCCTAGTGTGGGATCCTTCATGAGATATCTGAGAAGATGGAAAGTTGCAGTCAAGTGTATGTCTCTGGGTGCTTGCATGAATTGACTGAGGAGCTGCACATTGTATGATATATCTAGTTTGGTATTGGTTAAGAAGTTCAGCTTGCCTACTAATTTTCTGTAATATGTGGGATCTAACAGAAGAGTGCATTCATTGGCTTTTAGT encodes the following:
- the LOC104214843 gene encoding xyloglucan endotransglucosylase protein 1-like; amino-acid sequence: MASKVSTAMLLLSVLMSIQLLAASAGNFYRDAVITWGEGRGKIQEGGRGLALTLDKLSGSGFQSKNEYLFGRFDMQLKLVPGNSAGTVTTFFLSSQGEGHDEIDFEFLGNVSGQPYTIHTNVYTQGKGNKEQQFHLWFDPTAAFHTYTIVWNPHRIVFLVDNSPIRVYNNHESIGIPFPKSQAMRVYCSLWNADEWATQGGRVKTDWTLAPFTAYYRNINIDGCAVLSGTSSCKSSNSANNAKPWQTHELDGKGRNRLRWVQSRHMVYNYCADSKRFPQGFSAECKSSRF